TGCCGGGCCTAGCAACACCAGCCAGATCGTCGGGAAGATGAAAAGCACCATTGGGAACAACATTTTGATAGGCGCCTGATGCGCCTTCTGTTCCGCCCGTTGCCGCCGCCGGATCCGCATCTGGTCGGACTGAATGCGGAGAATCTTTCCCATGCTCACGCCCAACTGCTCAGCCTGAAGCACGGCGGCGACAAAGCTCGTTACGTCCGACACGTCCATTCGGGTGGACATGGCGCGCAATGCTTCCCGACGGAGCTTGCCAAGCCGGACTTCCTGTAACACTCGGCCAAAGCCCGCCGCTAACTCATTGTCCCACTTTTCATTTATCTTGCCCATCGCCGCGTCAAAGCCCAGGCCGGCCTCCACGCAAATGGTAAGCAGGTCAAGGCAGTCTGGCAGGGCTTTGATAATTTCGTCCTGCCGGCGCGAGATTTTGCTGGACAGCCAGAGCCGAGGGAAGTAGTAACCCAGGCCGAAGAACAAGACGGTGAGGCCCAGGTTTTTGGCCCAGGGCCGTGACTCACCTTCTGGAACGGGCGCAACGGTAAAGACCAGGAACAGCAAACCGGCAATAACGAAGGCGGCGGCAATTTGAATGGCCAGAAACTCTTTAGGCCCGATGTTGCCTGGGTTTCCGGCCAGGTCCAGTTTATGCTGAACATCCTGCAAAGCGGCTTCGGGCGTGAAGCGCGTGGCAAGCTGGCCCACCCGGCGGATGATTGGCAAGATGACGCGCTCGCTCAACGGCTGTGACATTTCAATTTCCTGCAACGTCACAGGTTTTTCGCGCGTGCCAAATTCGGCCAGGCGGGAGTGCAAAGGGTCTTTAGCTTCAGGCGAGCGGAAACCGACAACCACCA
This Chloroflexota bacterium DNA region includes the following protein-coding sequences:
- a CDS encoding type II secretion system F family protein: MNLVFIIGLAVFLLFAVVLVVVGFRSPEAKDPLHSRLAEFGTREKPVTLQEIEMSQPLSERVILPIIRRVGQLATRFTPEAALQDVQHKLDLAGNPGNIGPKEFLAIQIAAAFVIAGLLFLVFTVAPVPEGESRPWAKNLGLTVLFFGLGYYFPRLWLSSKISRRQDEIIKALPDCLDLLTICVEAGLGFDAAMGKINEKWDNELAAGFGRVLQEVRLGKLRREALRAMSTRMDVSDVTSFVAAVLQAEQLGVSMGKILRIQSDQMRIRRRQRAEQKAHQAPIKMLFPMVLFIFPTIWLVLLGPAVLLLRNSALSGILGG